From the genome of Pseudomonadota bacterium, one region includes:
- a CDS encoding S41 family peptidase translates to MRELTVKALAALSLSALSLALVACDPEKVTVFPADGGADAGDPFDLPGPPFSEQVDEYWGDAPDEETRLAIFDALWQNLADTYACFSVLDVDWDEVRARYRDEVGAAEGYGRFYQLLSWMNAELEDGHTSFSSAGICGTPLALRPPFFRTDQWSSAIGACVTQTDSGELLVYRAADDNPAGLAPGDVIVGYDDTPWAELLEEIDSWELPLCGSVGSADQVMEWSRLTSVTANPHLFARLDVRRHGAGAIESIPTTALLEYEPRLACTDQLPVPGVEFPWVTDEEGAEASTDASWGVIEGTNVGYIYMYSQYLVWLDLPDALTELAGTDGLIIDQRYNHGGWPSPDAFDLLFDHTVENLWNCAERDPGADDYTTLAPDDHDWYFIEGDPENAYAGPIAVLQGPHAVSGGDLFPYAMSKSASVRRFGRITHGSYGCRYDFWDLDPFIDDLRSTYTGCMFLDEDLAAMQKWENHPDVETWLTEDGVANGEDTVVSAALAWLEEQGAAK, encoded by the coding sequence GTTTTTCCCGCCGACGGGGGCGCGGATGCGGGCGATCCGTTCGATCTGCCGGGGCCGCCGTTCTCGGAGCAGGTGGACGAGTACTGGGGCGACGCGCCGGACGAGGAGACGCGCCTCGCGATCTTCGACGCGCTCTGGCAGAACCTCGCGGACACGTACGCGTGCTTCTCGGTGCTCGACGTGGACTGGGACGAGGTGCGCGCGCGGTACCGCGACGAGGTCGGCGCGGCCGAGGGGTACGGCCGCTTCTACCAGCTCCTCTCGTGGATGAACGCCGAGCTCGAGGACGGCCACACGAGCTTCTCGAGCGCCGGCATCTGCGGGACGCCGCTCGCGCTCCGGCCGCCGTTCTTCCGGACCGATCAGTGGTCGAGCGCCATCGGCGCGTGCGTGACGCAGACCGACAGCGGCGAGCTGCTCGTCTACCGCGCGGCGGACGACAACCCCGCCGGGCTCGCGCCGGGCGACGTGATCGTCGGCTACGACGACACGCCGTGGGCCGAGCTGCTCGAGGAGATCGACTCGTGGGAGCTGCCCCTGTGCGGCAGCGTCGGCTCCGCGGATCAGGTCATGGAGTGGTCCCGCCTGACGTCCGTCACCGCGAACCCGCACCTCTTCGCGCGGCTCGACGTGCGTCGCCACGGCGCGGGCGCGATCGAGTCGATCCCCACCACGGCGCTGCTCGAGTACGAGCCGCGGCTCGCGTGCACGGATCAGCTGCCGGTCCCGGGCGTCGAGTTCCCGTGGGTGACCGACGAGGAGGGCGCCGAGGCCTCCACGGACGCGTCGTGGGGCGTGATCGAGGGGACGAACGTCGGCTACATCTACATGTACAGCCAGTACCTCGTGTGGCTCGATCTCCCGGACGCGCTCACGGAGCTCGCGGGCACGGACGGCCTGATCATCGACCAGCGCTACAACCACGGCGGCTGGCCGAGCCCGGACGCGTTCGATCTCCTGTTCGACCACACGGTCGAGAACCTCTGGAACTGCGCGGAGCGTGATCCCGGGGCGGACGACTACACGACGCTCGCGCCCGACGATCACGACTGGTACTTCATCGAGGGGGATCCCGAGAACGCGTACGCCGGGCCGATCGCGGTGCTCCAGGGCCCGCACGCGGTCTCGGGCGGCGATCTCTTCCCGTACGCCATGAGCAAGAGCGCGAGCGTCCGCAGGTTCGGCCGCATCACGCACGGCAGCTACGGCTGCAGGTACGACTTCTGGGATCTCGATCCCTTCATCGACGATCTGCGCTCGACCTACACCGGCTGCATGTTCCTGGACGAGGATCTCGCCGCCATGCAGAAGTGGGAGAATCACCCGGACGTGGAGACGTGGCTCACGGAGGACGGGGTGGCGAACGGCGAGGACACGGTCGTATCGGCCGCGCTCGCGTGGCTCGAAGAGCAGGGCGCCGCGAAGTAG
- a CDS encoding VWA domain-containing protein: protein MCLGWMTIRLALVGCLALAASAFSCQRTSAFDLPPDGGTDTDADTDVDTDADSDTDPDSFVDSDGDHLSDAYEEEHGTDPDDPDSDDDGYTDYVEEIAGTDPLDPDSNPGAEGWFYFLMPYLGNPDPDLGTLVFATKVKVADVFLLMDTTGSMGGEISNLKSTLSGAIIPALQETIVDVRFGVGSFDDYPVSPYGDSSSGDTVFSILQTMTASVSDAQVAVDQLVTHFGADGPESQVPALWSIATGLGLGEYLPDQTSCIAGGYGYPCFRPGAMPIVVLMTDAPFHNGPAGANPYGAELLLEPPSYTDVVAALDTIHAKVLPVFSSEGDGTVGLSHCEDIALDTGAVLDDEPLVFEIGGDGTGLDTAIVDAVDTLVTAVPMDISAETRDDTADAFDATQLIDHVAPNPAGGIADPMDPTLICVGGLPTENIDDDPEQDVFPSVEPGLPVCFDITPIQQNIVAPSSGVTQVFRAYVDVIGAGTSVLDTREVYFVVPPEEPLP, encoded by the coding sequence ATGTGCCTCGGATGGATGACGATTCGCCTCGCGCTCGTCGGGTGCCTCGCGCTCGCGGCGTCGGCGTTTTCTTGTCAAAGGACCAGCGCGTTCGATCTCCCGCCGGACGGCGGAACGGACACGGACGCGGACACCGACGTGGACACGGACGCGGATTCGGACACGGATCCGGACTCGTTCGTCGACTCGGACGGCGATCACCTCTCGGACGCGTACGAGGAGGAGCACGGCACGGATCCGGACGATCCGGACTCGGACGACGACGGCTACACCGACTACGTCGAGGAGATCGCGGGCACGGATCCGCTCGATCCCGACTCGAACCCGGGCGCCGAGGGGTGGTTCTACTTCCTGATGCCGTACCTCGGGAACCCGGATCCAGACCTCGGCACGCTCGTGTTCGCGACCAAGGTGAAGGTCGCGGACGTGTTCCTGCTCATGGACACGACCGGCAGCATGGGCGGCGAGATCTCGAACCTGAAGAGCACGCTGAGCGGCGCGATCATCCCCGCGCTCCAGGAGACGATCGTCGACGTCCGGTTCGGCGTGGGCTCCTTCGACGACTACCCGGTTTCGCCTTACGGCGACTCCTCGTCCGGCGACACCGTGTTCTCCATCCTCCAGACGATGACCGCGAGCGTCTCGGACGCGCAGGTCGCCGTGGACCAGCTCGTGACGCACTTCGGCGCCGACGGGCCCGAGAGCCAGGTGCCGGCGCTCTGGTCGATCGCCACCGGGCTCGGGCTCGGCGAGTACCTCCCGGATCAGACCAGCTGCATCGCGGGCGGCTACGGCTACCCGTGCTTCCGGCCCGGCGCCATGCCGATAGTCGTCCTGATGACCGACGCGCCGTTCCACAACGGGCCGGCCGGCGCCAACCCCTACGGCGCCGAGCTCCTCCTCGAGCCGCCGAGCTACACCGACGTCGTTGCCGCGCTCGACACGATCCACGCCAAGGTGCTGCCGGTTTTCAGCTCGGAGGGCGACGGCACGGTGGGACTGTCGCATTGCGAGGACATCGCGCTCGACACCGGCGCGGTGCTCGACGACGAGCCGCTCGTATTCGAGATCGGCGGCGACGGCACCGGTCTCGACACGGCGATCGTCGACGCGGTGGACACGCTCGTCACCGCGGTGCCGATGGACATCTCGGCCGAGACGCGGGACGACACGGCCGACGCCTTCGACGCGACGCAGCTCATCGATCACGTCGCCCCGAACCCTGCGGGCGGGATCGCGGATCCGATGGACCCGACGCTGATCTGCGTGGGCGGGCTGCCGACCGAGAACATCGACGACGACCCCGAGCAGGACGTGTTCCCGTCGGTCGAGCCCGGGCTGCCCGTGTGCTTCGACATCACGCCGATCCAGCAGAACATCGTCGCGCCGTCGTCGGGCGTGACGCAGGTCTTCCGCGCGTACGTCGACGTGATCGGCGCCGGCACGTCCGTGCTCGACACGCGCGAGGTGTACTTCGTCGTGCCGCCGGAGGAACCGCTGCCGTGA